The Lysobacter luteus genome contains the following window.
TCCCGCCGGTCGAGCCTGCCGTGTCCGCCTTTACCATCCCCGCCGATCATCCGAGCCTGCCCGGGCATTTCCCGGGCCGCCCGCTGGTGCCCGGCGTGGTGGTGCTGGACCGCGTCATGGAAGCGATCGAGGCGCGGGACGGGGCGCTGCCTGCCGGCCTGCGGTTGCCGCAGGTGAAGTTCCTGCAGCCACTGCTGCCGGGGGAGGTCGCGCGGGTGGAGCTGGACGGTGGCGCGCCGCGCTGGCGCTTCCGGGTACTGCGCGGCGACGACGTGCTGGCCACGGGTGAAGTCGTCGCCGACACCGGTACCACGGCGTGAGCGCGGACTGGAAGCAGCGGCCCGAGGGTGGCGGCTGGTTCGCCATCTGGCTGATCCGCAACATCGCCCGTTACGGCGGTCGCGCGGTCGCGCGCGTGCTGCTGTATCCGATCACGCTGTACTTCCTGCTCGTCCGCGGACCGGAGCGCAAAGCCTCGCGCGACTACCTGCGGCGTGTGCTTGGCCGCCCCGCCGGGCTGCCCGATGTCGCCCGCCACATCCACGCCTTCGCCGCGACCATCCTCGACCGCGTCTTCATGCTGAGCGGACAGATGGAGCGGTTCGAGGTGCGCATCGACGGGCTCGAGCCGCTGCACGAACAGATCGACCGCGGCCGCGGCGTGCTGATGTTCGGCTCGCACCTGGGCAGTTTCGAGGTGCTGCGGGTGCTTGCGCGCCAACGCCCCGACGTGACCGTCCGGGTGGTGCTCGACAAGGCCCACAACCCGGCGATGACGCAGTTGCTGGACGCACTCAACCCGGAGATCGCGCGCACCGTGATCGACGCCGGCCAGGACGGCCCGTCGATCGTCATGGCGATCCGCGAGGCCACCGACGCCGGCGCGCTGGTGGCGCTGCTGGTCGACCGCACCCACCCGGGCCAGCCGTCGCAGCCGGCAACGTTCCTCGGCGATACGGCGCACTTCCCGGTGGCGCCCTGGCTGATCGCGGCCGTGCTCAAGGTACCGGTGGTGCTGGCGTTTGGCCTGTACCGCGGCGGGCGGCGCTACGACCTCGCCTTCGAGCTGTTCAGCGAGGGCATCGACATGCCGCGCCAACATCGCCAACAGCTGCTGGCGGGACTGGTCCAGCGCTACGCCGGCCGGTTGGCGCACCATGCACGCACCGCGCCATACAACTGGTTCAACTTCTACGACTTCTGGCAGACCGATCATGCGAACGCGCCTCAACCCGACCGCCTGGCTGCTGGTACTGCTGGCAGCGACCGGCTCGCTCCACGCCGCGGCGCCTGAGCAGGCACCGGCCGGTGATGCGGTCAGCAGCGAGTGGATCCTCGACCGGCTCGCCCGGCCGGCGCCCATGCGCACCCGCTTCGTCGAGCTGCGCGAGTCGCGGCTACTGAAAAACCCGCTTCGGCTGAGCGGGGAATACCGCCGGCCGGAAGACGACGTGCTCGTGCGCGAGGTCCGTGCGCCGTATGCCGAGACCACCACCATCGCCGCCGGCGAAGCGACGATCGAGCGCGCGGGCAAGTCGCCGCGCACGTTCGCACTGTCGCGTGCGCCCGAACTCGCCGGCCTGCAGGCAAGTTTCGGCGCGCTGCTGTCGGGCGACCGGGAGCAGCTGGACGAGTACTACACGGTGGAGTCCAGCGGAACCCGCCAGGACTGGGTGCTGACCTTGCTGCCCAGGAAGCCCGAGCTGGCGATGAAGGTCCGTGACATCACGTTGCACGGA
Protein-coding sequences here:
- a CDS encoding LpxL/LpxP family acyltransferase, coding for MSADWKQRPEGGGWFAIWLIRNIARYGGRAVARVLLYPITLYFLLVRGPERKASRDYLRRVLGRPAGLPDVARHIHAFAATILDRVFMLSGQMERFEVRIDGLEPLHEQIDRGRGVLMFGSHLGSFEVLRVLARQRPDVTVRVVLDKAHNPAMTQLLDALNPEIARTVIDAGQDGPSIVMAIREATDAGALVALLVDRTHPGQPSQPATFLGDTAHFPVAPWLIAAVLKVPVVLAFGLYRGGRRYDLAFELFSEGIDMPRQHRQQLLAGLVQRYAGRLAHHARTAPYNWFNFYDFWQTDHANAPQPDRLAAGTAGSDRLAPRRGA
- a CDS encoding LolA-related protein; its protein translation is MRTRLNPTAWLLVLLAATGSLHAAAPEQAPAGDAVSSEWILDRLARPAPMRTRFVELRESRLLKNPLRLSGEYRRPEDDVLVREVRAPYAETTTIAAGEATIERAGKSPRTFALSRAPELAGLQASFGALLSGDREQLDEYYTVESSGTRQDWVLTLLPRKPELAMKVRDITLHGRGAELRCIETRTPDDPAPQRTLLAGAATAAADIGDASRFAALCHGDSTE